Proteins from one Abyssibacter profundi genomic window:
- a CDS encoding LemA family protein yields the protein MESASSAISTFVFWGIALGAVLYAIIIYNNLVNLKHAVSKAWSNIDVLLKQRHDELPKLIETCKQYMKFEQDTLEKVMQARSAAQAARANGDVKGVGQAETQMRLGLGNLFAVAEAYPELKANQSFQQLQARISGLENAIADRREFYNETVNNNNVRIEQVPDVLIARIFNFQPADLLEFSEAEKADVDVRALFS from the coding sequence ATGGAATCAGCGTCGAGCGCAATCAGCACCTTTGTTTTCTGGGGTATCGCCCTGGGAGCCGTGCTGTACGCCATCATCATCTACAACAATCTGGTCAACCTGAAACACGCCGTCAGCAAGGCATGGAGCAACATTGATGTGTTGCTCAAGCAGCGCCATGACGAGCTGCCGAAGTTGATCGAGACCTGCAAACAGTACATGAAGTTCGAGCAGGACACGCTGGAGAAGGTGATGCAGGCGCGCTCTGCAGCGCAGGCCGCGCGCGCCAACGGCGATGTCAAAGGCGTGGGCCAGGCCGAGACACAAATGCGCCTGGGCCTGGGCAACCTGTTCGCGGTGGCCGAAGCCTACCCGGAACTCAAGGCCAACCAGTCCTTCCAGCAGCTACAGGCGCGCATTTCGGGGCTGGAGAACGCGATTGCCGATCGTCGCGAGTTCTACAACGAAACGGTCAACAACAATAACGTCCGCATCGAGCAGGTGCCCGATGTGCTGATCGCCCGCATCTTCAATTTCCAACCAGCCGATCTATTGGAGTTTTCGGAGGCCGAGAAGGCCGACGTCGACGTCCGCGCCCTGTTCAGCTAG
- a CDS encoding GIDE domain-containing protein, which yields MDQLFHDIAAAPPGEFWFATGALALAALATLIATFVFVKRARLITDTPTAKIRSAPQGYVELCGYGKMLDGPPIHAPLTHAPCVWWWYKIEERRTSHSNGKRTTRWVTIDQGRSDALFLLVDDTGECIVDPEAAKVIPEIRHRWHGSTRRPSGGPKSGGFGLFGKYRYVEHRIAPLHPLYVLGQFRSQSVHHSFDEQGEVRELLAEWKRDEAALLREFDADGDGSIDLDEWEQVRAKAVAQVREKLADQAAHPDIHVLARPADRRPYILSAVPQETLVRRYRIQAALAFAGFLISGAGSVFALTARGLL from the coding sequence ATGGACCAACTGTTTCACGACATCGCCGCGGCACCGCCGGGAGAGTTCTGGTTTGCGACGGGTGCATTGGCGTTGGCCGCGCTGGCCACGCTGATCGCCACCTTCGTGTTTGTGAAGCGGGCCAGGCTGATCACCGACACGCCGACGGCCAAGATTCGTTCCGCGCCGCAGGGCTACGTGGAGCTTTGCGGCTACGGCAAGATGCTTGATGGGCCGCCTATCCATGCCCCGCTCACCCACGCCCCTTGCGTGTGGTGGTGGTACAAGATCGAAGAACGTCGCACCAGCCACTCGAATGGCAAGCGCACCACGCGCTGGGTGACCATTGATCAAGGGCGCTCCGATGCCCTGTTCCTGCTGGTCGATGACACCGGTGAGTGCATCGTCGACCCGGAGGCTGCCAAGGTCATCCCCGAGATCCGCCACCGCTGGCATGGCAGCACCCGCCGACCCAGCGGCGGCCCCAAGAGCGGTGGCTTCGGCCTGTTCGGAAAGTATCGCTACGTGGAACACCGGATCGCGCCGTTGCATCCGCTCTATGTGTTGGGCCAGTTCCGCTCACAAAGCGTGCATCACAGTTTTGACGAACAGGGTGAGGTGCGTGAACTGCTCGCGGAGTGGAAGCGAGATGAAGCAGCGCTACTGCGCGAGTTCGACGCCGATGGCGACGGCAGCATCGACCTGGACGAGTGGGAGCAGGTCCGGGCCAAGGCCGTTGCCCAGGTTCGTGAGAAGCTCGCTGACCAGGCCGCCCACCCGGATATCCACGTGCTGGCCCGGCCCGCGGACCGCCGGCCGTACATCCTCTCCGCAGTCCCCCAGGAAACCCTGGTTCGTCGCTACCGGATCCAGGCCGCCCTGGCCTTTGCCGGCTTCCTGATCAGTGGCGCCGGTAGTGTATTTGCACTCACGGCCCGCGGGCTGCTGTAG
- a CDS encoding M3 family metallopeptidase: MSNPLLEMLRSQSLPPFSQIRPEHAEPALDAVLAANRQVIAELEQLDSPDWDRFVARLEQLDNDLHRVFSPVSHLNGVANSPEWREAYNACLPKLSQYSTELGQNQALYERFEQLRQQADFAQLPQARKTIIDNAIRDFRLAGVHLKGDARARYAAIQQRLSALQTRFQEQVLDATEAWSWHTDHADDLDGLPERAVQAAAAAAKRQDRSGYLVTLDAPSYIAVMTHAHDRSLRQRLYEAFGTRASDQGPHAGQWDNSPVMQEILDLRQELAGLVGFDSYADYSLATKMADSPATVEQFLLDLAAKARPAAEQELQALAAFAVERGGPDTLEPWDIGYYAEQYREATLGLSDEMLRPYFPAPQVLAGMMEVAERLYEVRFEPVADADLWHEDVTAYAVLDGDGSRRGLFYVDPYARPGKRAGAWMDDCQGRYRHGDTAQLPVAFLVCNFGGPVDGKPACLSHDEVETLFHEFGHGLHHLLTQVDELSVSGINGVAWDAVELPSQFMENWTFEREALDRFARHVDTGETIPDTLLEKLRASRRFQAGMATVRQLEFALFDLRLHRDHVPGQPARIGETLDAVRKDVAVIHPPAWHRFPCSFSHIFAGGYAAGYYSYKWAELLAADAFELFAERGVFDAEAARRFRDTILARGGSEPAGQLYEAFRGRPPEPDALLRLHGLAA, from the coding sequence ATGTCGAACCCACTACTGGAAATGCTCCGCAGCCAGTCGCTGCCCCCGTTTTCCCAGATCCGCCCCGAGCACGCAGAGCCGGCCCTGGACGCCGTACTGGCGGCCAATCGCCAGGTCATCGCTGAACTGGAGCAACTCGACTCGCCCGACTGGGATCGCTTTGTCGCCCGCCTGGAACAGCTGGACAACGACCTGCACCGGGTCTTCTCGCCCGTCAGTCACCTCAATGGCGTCGCCAATTCGCCCGAATGGCGCGAGGCCTATAACGCCTGCCTGCCCAAGTTGTCGCAGTATTCCACCGAGTTGGGGCAGAACCAGGCGCTGTATGAGCGTTTCGAGCAATTACGGCAACAGGCTGACTTCGCGCAATTGCCTCAGGCCCGCAAGACCATCATCGACAATGCCATCCGGGATTTTCGTCTCGCTGGCGTTCACCTGAAAGGCGACGCCCGGGCGCGCTACGCGGCCATCCAGCAACGACTGTCGGCCCTGCAAACCCGCTTTCAGGAACAGGTACTCGACGCCACCGAAGCCTGGAGCTGGCACACCGACCACGCCGACGACCTGGATGGGCTGCCGGAGCGCGCCGTGCAGGCCGCCGCAGCCGCCGCCAAACGCCAGGACCGGAGCGGCTATCTGGTGACCCTGGATGCCCCGAGCTATATCGCCGTCATGACGCATGCCCATGACCGTTCACTCCGTCAGCGTCTCTACGAAGCCTTCGGGACCCGGGCATCCGACCAGGGACCGCATGCAGGGCAATGGGACAACAGCCCGGTGATGCAGGAGATTCTCGACCTGCGGCAGGAGCTGGCCGGTCTCGTGGGCTTTGACAGCTACGCCGATTACTCACTGGCCACGAAGATGGCCGACTCACCGGCCACGGTCGAACAGTTCTTGCTGGACCTGGCCGCCAAGGCGCGCCCCGCCGCCGAGCAGGAGTTGCAGGCGCTGGCCGCCTTTGCCGTTGAACGGGGCGGGCCCGACACACTGGAGCCCTGGGACATCGGCTACTACGCCGAGCAGTACCGTGAAGCGACGCTGGGCCTGTCCGACGAAATGCTGCGACCCTATTTCCCGGCGCCGCAGGTCCTGGCCGGCATGATGGAAGTCGCCGAACGACTGTACGAAGTGCGTTTCGAGCCGGTTGCCGATGCCGACCTGTGGCATGAAGACGTGACGGCTTACGCCGTGCTCGATGGCGATGGCAGCCGCCGCGGCCTGTTTTATGTCGACCCCTATGCCCGACCCGGCAAACGTGCCGGCGCCTGGATGGACGACTGCCAGGGGCGTTATCGCCATGGTGACACCGCGCAGCTTCCAGTGGCATTTCTCGTCTGCAATTTCGGTGGCCCGGTCGATGGCAAACCGGCCTGCCTGTCACACGACGAAGTGGAGACGCTATTTCATGAATTCGGCCACGGATTGCATCACCTGCTGACGCAGGTCGACGAGCTCTCCGTGTCGGGCATCAATGGCGTTGCATGGGATGCGGTGGAACTGCCCAGTCAATTCATGGAGAACTGGACCTTCGAACGCGAAGCCCTGGATCGCTTCGCGCGCCACGTCGACACCGGCGAAACCATTCCCGACACCCTGCTCGAGAAGCTGCGCGCCAGTCGCCGCTTCCAGGCTGGCATGGCGACGGTGCGGCAGCTGGAATTCGCCCTATTTGATCTTCGCCTGCACCGGGACCATGTCCCCGGTCAGCCGGCCCGCATCGGCGAGACCTTGGATGCGGTACGCAAGGACGTGGCCGTCATCCACCCCCCTGCGTGGCACCGCTTCCCCTGCAGCTTTTCACATATCTTTGCGGGCGGTTACGCAGCGGGCTACTACAGCTACAAATGGGCGGAACTACTGGCTGCCGATGCCTTCGAGCTGTTTGCTGAACGCGGTGTTTTTGACGCAGAAGCCGCACGCCGGTTCCGCGACACCATCCTGGCCCGCGGCGGCAGTGAACCCGCTGGCCAGCTCTACGAGGCCTTCCGCGGCCGCCCCCCTGAACCTGATGCCCTGTTACGACTCCACGGACTCGCCGCATGA
- the xth gene encoding exodeoxyribonuclease III, giving the protein MTNTTTRLATWNVNSLNVRLPHMLQWLNSDAADLVAVQETKLTDDRFPVDALTEAGWHSAWHGQKTYNGVALISRSPIEDVTTGIPGFDDTQARVIAGSVGELRMICVYVPNGQAVGSDKYSYKLEWLAALRRYIADSLREHPRLVVSGDFNIAPTVDDTHDPDRWEGNILCSDAERAALAALLDTGLTDAFTCVEPPEQRFTWWDYRQGGFRRGHGLRIDHHLISAPLVEAFGDFRIDIEPRRWERPSDHTPVICELRGN; this is encoded by the coding sequence ATGACCAACACGACAACTCGCCTGGCCACCTGGAACGTCAATTCCCTGAACGTTCGACTGCCGCATATGCTGCAATGGCTCAACAGCGATGCCGCGGATCTGGTCGCGGTTCAGGAGACCAAACTCACGGATGACCGGTTCCCGGTCGATGCCCTGACCGAGGCCGGCTGGCATAGCGCCTGGCATGGACAGAAAACCTACAACGGCGTCGCGCTGATCAGCCGCTCACCCATCGAAGACGTCACGACAGGCATTCCGGGCTTTGACGACACCCAGGCCCGGGTCATTGCCGGCAGTGTCGGTGAGCTACGGATGATTTGCGTCTATGTCCCCAACGGCCAGGCCGTGGGCTCCGACAAGTACAGCTACAAGCTGGAATGGCTGGCCGCCTTGCGCAGGTACATCGCCGACAGCCTGCGCGAACACCCCCGCCTGGTGGTGTCCGGCGACTTCAACATTGCGCCCACCGTCGACGACACCCATGACCCCGATCGCTGGGAGGGCAATATTCTCTGCAGCGACGCTGAGCGTGCCGCGCTGGCGGCCCTGCTAGACACTGGCCTGACCGACGCGTTTACCTGCGTCGAACCACCCGAACAGCGGTTCACCTGGTGGGATTACCGTCAGGGCGGTTTTCGGCGCGGGCACGGTCTGCGTATCGATCACCACCTGATCAGCGCCCCTCTGGTGGAAGCCTTCGGGGATTTCCGCATCGATATCGAACCGCGCCGCTGGGAACGTCCGTCGGATCACACCCCGGTCATCTGCGAGCTGCGTGGGAACTGA